A single Triticum dicoccoides isolate Atlit2015 ecotype Zavitan chromosome 2A, WEW_v2.0, whole genome shotgun sequence DNA region contains:
- the LOC119353620 gene encoding uncharacterized protein LOC119353620 isoform X2: MGDAADAPRRRRLDSILLARKPRLTDSRNETTATAVSMDGFTMAVSFWMADPPQLSIFSIYCCRPPHLQAGPYCNFKDLPRVVGVGAEGRFVLFRAVFDRRYTSEYFLYKAGESPSLEWIPSPYEYHDGDLHDLRGVREFGVLQQLGGHYLVAALCLDPLSDDYHLRIYSSERTSWSTRTLPNPCPGVDRIIPDKVITLGEEGLLGWVDLSHGLLMCDLRQDHVRFTFIPLPEPLPGNRYKLKGHIPPPTAKRSKKPEDESHPNLWWFRDLAWVDGVLKFIEMENLAPESQSDKGDVIYDSDLIMSLERKAVDWHCKQLSIGGAWRAVTWTRTVSSNCWRQTCAANVADILVVDGSAHSSLLPGLKGEKLTFRDLYSAFPILSPDGDDILYLKSMVEPSNKDGWAVAVDLGNKAVKAIGKYCLPDDFYYSFRHDPEHPFRVCTLSLA; encoded by the exons ATGGGCGACGCCGCCGACGCACCCCGCCGGCGTCGGCTGGACTCAATTCTCCTCGCCCGGAAACCGCGCCTCACCGACAGCAGGAACGAGACCACGGCCACAGCCGTATCCATGGATGGCTTCACCATGGCGGTCTCCTTCTGGATGGCCGACCCGCCGCAGCTGTCCATCTTCTCCATCTACTGCTGCCGACCCCCTCATCTGCAAGCCGGGCCGTACTGCAATTTCAAAGATTTGCCACGCGTGGTCGGCGTCGGCGCGGAGGGCCGATTCGTCCTCTTCCGCGCCGTCTTCGACCGCCGATACACATCCGAATATTTCCTGTACAAGGCCGGCGAGTCGCCGTCGCTCGAGTGGATTCCTTCTCCCTACGAGTATCATGATGGCGACCTCCATGATCTGCGCGGGGTCAGGGAGTTCGGCGTCCTGCAGCAGCTCGGCGGCCACTATCTCGTGGCCGCTCTCTGCCTCGACCCGTTGTCGGATGACTATCACCTTCGGATCTACTCGTCCGAGAGAACGTCATGGAGCACCAGGACACTGCCCAATCCATGTCCTGGGGTCGACAGGATTATACCCGACAAGGTGATCACGCTTGGAGAAGAAGGCTTACTAGGGTGGGTTGATTTGTCACACGGCCTGCTGATGTGCGACCTGCGTCAAGATCATGTGCGTTTCACTTTCATCCCGTTGCCGGAGCCGTTGCCTGGGAACAGATACAAACTAAAAGGTCACATTCCCCCTCCCACCGCAAAGAGAAGCAAAAAACCAGAGGACGAATCTCACCCAAATCTCTGGTGGTTTCGGGATCTCGCATGGGTTGATGGCGTGCTCAAGTTTATTGAGATGGAGAATCTTGCTCCTGAAAGCCAGAGCGACAAGGGTGATGTTATCTACGATTCAGACTTGATCATGTCGCTCGAGCGCAAGGCCGTGGATTGGCATTGCAAGCAGCTGTCCATTGGGGGTGCCTGGAGGGCTGTGACATGGACTCGGACAGTTTCGTCCAACTGTTGGCGCCAGACATGTGCTGCCAATGTCGCTGACATCTTGGTTGTCGACGGATCAGCACATTCATCTTTGTTGCCCGGGTTAAAGGGCGAAAAGTTGACATTCAGGGACCTCTACTCAGCTTTCCCCATCCTGAGCCCGGATGGTGACGATATTCTTTATCTCAAATCAATGGTGGAACCCAGTAATAAGGATGGATGGGCGGTCGCTGTTGACTTAGGAAACAAGGCAGTGAAAGCAATTGGCAAGTATTGTCTTCCGGATGATTTTTATTATAGCTTCCGTCATGACCCTGAACATCCTTTCCGTGTCTGTACATTGTCCCTG GCATAG
- the LOC119353620 gene encoding uncharacterized protein LOC119353620 isoform X1 codes for MGDAADAPRRRRLDSILLARKPRLTDSRNETTATAVSMDGFTMAVSFWMADPPQLSIFSIYCCRPPHLQAGPYCNFKDLPRVVGVGAEGRFVLFRAVFDRRYTSEYFLYKAGESPSLEWIPSPYEYHDGDLHDLRGVREFGVLQQLGGHYLVAALCLDPLSDDYHLRIYSSERTSWSTRTLPNPCPGVDRIIPDKVITLGEEGLLGWVDLSHGLLMCDLRQDHVRFTFIPLPEPLPGNRYKLKGHIPPPTAKRSKKPEDESHPNLWWFRDLAWVDGVLKFIEMENLAPESQSDKGDVIYDSDLIMSLERKAVDWHCKQLSIGGAWRAVTWTRTVSSNCWRQTCAANVADILVVDGSAHSSLLPGLKGEKLTFRDLYSAFPILSPDGDDILYLKSMVEPSNKDGWAVAVDLGNKAVKAIGKYCLPDDFYYSFRHDPEHPFRVCTLSLVIVSRHRSLSVSQDHRGC; via the exons ATGGGCGACGCCGCCGACGCACCCCGCCGGCGTCGGCTGGACTCAATTCTCCTCGCCCGGAAACCGCGCCTCACCGACAGCAGGAACGAGACCACGGCCACAGCCGTATCCATGGATGGCTTCACCATGGCGGTCTCCTTCTGGATGGCCGACCCGCCGCAGCTGTCCATCTTCTCCATCTACTGCTGCCGACCCCCTCATCTGCAAGCCGGGCCGTACTGCAATTTCAAAGATTTGCCACGCGTGGTCGGCGTCGGCGCGGAGGGCCGATTCGTCCTCTTCCGCGCCGTCTTCGACCGCCGATACACATCCGAATATTTCCTGTACAAGGCCGGCGAGTCGCCGTCGCTCGAGTGGATTCCTTCTCCCTACGAGTATCATGATGGCGACCTCCATGATCTGCGCGGGGTCAGGGAGTTCGGCGTCCTGCAGCAGCTCGGCGGCCACTATCTCGTGGCCGCTCTCTGCCTCGACCCGTTGTCGGATGACTATCACCTTCGGATCTACTCGTCCGAGAGAACGTCATGGAGCACCAGGACACTGCCCAATCCATGTCCTGGGGTCGACAGGATTATACCCGACAAGGTGATCACGCTTGGAGAAGAAGGCTTACTAGGGTGGGTTGATTTGTCACACGGCCTGCTGATGTGCGACCTGCGTCAAGATCATGTGCGTTTCACTTTCATCCCGTTGCCGGAGCCGTTGCCTGGGAACAGATACAAACTAAAAGGTCACATTCCCCCTCCCACCGCAAAGAGAAGCAAAAAACCAGAGGACGAATCTCACCCAAATCTCTGGTGGTTTCGGGATCTCGCATGGGTTGATGGCGTGCTCAAGTTTATTGAGATGGAGAATCTTGCTCCTGAAAGCCAGAGCGACAAGGGTGATGTTATCTACGATTCAGACTTGATCATGTCGCTCGAGCGCAAGGCCGTGGATTGGCATTGCAAGCAGCTGTCCATTGGGGGTGCCTGGAGGGCTGTGACATGGACTCGGACAGTTTCGTCCAACTGTTGGCGCCAGACATGTGCTGCCAATGTCGCTGACATCTTGGTTGTCGACGGATCAGCACATTCATCTTTGTTGCCCGGGTTAAAGGGCGAAAAGTTGACATTCAGGGACCTCTACTCAGCTTTCCCCATCCTGAGCCCGGATGGTGACGATATTCTTTATCTCAAATCAATGGTGGAACCCAGTAATAAGGATGGATGGGCGGTCGCTGTTGACTTAGGAAACAAGGCAGTGAAAGCAATTGGCAAGTATTGTCTTCCGGATGATTTTTATTATAGCTTCCGTCATGACCCTGAACATCCTTTCCGTGTCTGTACATTGTCCCTGGTAATTGTCTCCAG GCATAGAAGTCTCAGCGTGTCGCAAGATCACAGGGGATGCTAG